In a single window of the Lates calcarifer isolate ASB-BC8 linkage group LG1, TLL_Latcal_v3, whole genome shotgun sequence genome:
- the tyw5 gene encoding tRNA wybutosine-synthesizing protein 5, with product MELQEKIPVPIFTEVDRDVFLREICPQRRPAVLRGVPLGPCLEKWTVEYLGQKGRDKPVKIHVSTVPQMDFLRKNFVYKTLPFNEFVKRASEKKHSDFFLCEDESYYLRSLGEDVRKEPADLSKQFPDLAEDFHIPHFFEPDQFFSSVFRISSCGLQLWTHYDVMDNLLAQVTGMKRVVLYSPQDALHLYLSGDKSEVLDIDAPDLKRFPEFVKAKRYECVLEPGDLLFIPALWFHNTTALQFGVGVNVFWRHLPADSYDKKDPYGNKDPVAATRALQALERALRALDELPADYQDFYGRRMIQRIQKQTYCDGLSATSAQEDSDSTLTSRQFTKPG from the exons ATGGAGCTCCAGGAGAAGATACCTGTGCCGATATTTACAGAAGTGGACAGGGACGTTTTTCTGCGAGAAATTTGTCCACAG CGCAGACCAGCCGTGCTGAGGGGCGTGCCTCTCGGACCATGCCTGGAGAAGTGGACAGTTGAATATCTTGGGCAGAAAGGCAGAGACAAGCCGGTGAAGATTCACGTATCCACAGTACCACAGATGGACTTCCTTCGCAAAAACTTTGTGTACAa GACTCTGCCATTCAATGAATTTGTGAAAAGGGCATCTGAGAAAAAACACTCAGACTTCTTTCTGTGTGAG GATGAGAGCTATTACCTTCGATCACTGGGAGAGGATGTCCGAAAG gaACCAGCAGATCTGAGCAAACAGTTCCCAGACTTGGCAGAGGATTTTCACATCCCACACTTCTTTGAACCTGATCAGTTTTTCTCCAGCGTCTTCCGTATCAGCTCCTGCGGTTTGCAGTTGTGGACACACTATGAT GTGATGGATAACCTGCTGGCTCAGGTGACAGGCATGAAGAGAGTGGTCCTCTACAGCCCCCAGGATGCATTGCACCTCTACCTGTCTG GAGATAAATCAGAGGTTCTGGACATTGATGCCCCAGATCTGAAACGGTTTCCTGAGTTTGTGAAGGCAAAGCGGTATGAGTGTGTGCTGGAGCCCGGAGATCTGCTGTTTATCCCTG CCCTGTGGTTCCATAACACCACTGCACTGCAGTTTGGTGTGGGTGTTAATGTGTTCTGGCGCCATCTACCTGCTGACAGCTACGACAAAAAGGACCCGTACGGTAATAAAGACCCAGTGGCTGCAACTCGGGCGCTTCAGGCGCTGGAGAGGGCGCTACGCGCTCTGGATGAACTACCAGCAGACTATCAGGACTTTTACGGGCGCCGTATGATCCAGCGCATCCAGAAGCAGACGTACTGTGACGGTCTCTCAGCCACAAGTGCGCAGGAGGACTCTGATAGTACATTAACCAGCAGACAATTCACCAAACCTGGATGA
- the maip1 gene encoding m-AAA protease-interacting protein 1, mitochondrial, with product MALPMIRGCYRFPLTVSFSRLVLNERIILNRSGKTRLSPSSAAGVAVAVRPYSSDREGKKQTQKVVMVGIPNPFIWFRTRIYYFLIRAYFDKEFSIEEFTEGAKQAFSHVSRLLSQCQFDALDGLVAKDLIGKLEEKCNLLPLSHKKALSADPEEIMYTVPGDVGIYYDDNGRKFVSILMRFWYLTSARLPDETMEGTRIFQVAIGGEEEAETKRLLTAIYEFQREFTKGVPPEWIITRIEHSKLLD from the exons ATGGCGCTGCCCATGATAAGAGGTTGTTACAGGTTTCCATTAACAGTTAGCTTTAGCCGTCTGGTTTTAAATGAACGTATCATCCTGAACCGGTCCGGTAAAACGCGGTTATCTCCTTCGTCAGCTGCCGGTGTGGCAGTAGCGGTCCGTCCCTACAGCTCCGACCGGGAAGGGAAAAAACAGACCCAGAAGGTGGTGATGGTCGGTATCCCGAACCCTTTCATCTGGTTCCGCACCCGGATTTACTACTTTCTGATCAGAGCTTACTTTGATAAAGAGTTCAGCATTGAAGAGTTCACGGAGGGAGCGAAGCAG GCCTTCTCCCATGTTTCCAGACTCCTGTCACAGTGTCAATTTGATGCTCTGGACGGGCTTGTGGCAAAAGAC TTGATTGGAAAGCTCGAGGAAAAGTGCAACCTGCTGCCTCTGAGCCACAAGAAAGCCCTCTCTGCAGATCCAGAAGAGATCATGTACACAGTACCTGGAGACGTGGGAATCTACTATGATGATAATG GGAGAAAGTTTGTCAGTATTCTGATGCGTTTCTGGTATCTGACAAGTGCGCGCCTTCCTGACGAGACCATGGAGGGAACTCGCATCTTCCAGGTGGCCATTGgtggagaggaagaagcagaaacGAAAAGGCTTCTAACTGCAATTTATGA ATTCCAAAGGGAGTTTACTAAAGGAGTACCACCAGAGTGGATCATTACGAGGATAGAGCACTCCAAGCTTTTGGATTAA